The proteins below are encoded in one region of Phaseolus vulgaris cultivar G19833 chromosome 1, P. vulgaris v2.0, whole genome shotgun sequence:
- the LOC137813947 gene encoding protein RADIALIS-like 2: MASSSISASGSWSVKDNKAFEKALAVYDKDTPDRWYNVAHAVGGKTPEEVKRHYELLVQDVKHIESGRVPFPNYKKTAASDQEEKRLRNLNLQ; encoded by the exons ATGGCATCCAGTTCAATCTCAGCCTCAGGTTCATGGAGTGTTAAGGACAACAAGGCCTTTGAGAAGGCTCTAGCTGTTTATGACAAGGACACCCCTGACCGTTGGTACAATGTTGCCCATGCTGTTGGTGGCAAAACTCCAGAGGAAGTCAAGAGACACTACGAACTCCTTGTCCAGGATGTTAAGCATATTGAGTCAGGACGAGTGCCATTCCCAAACTACAAGAAAACTGCAGCCTCTGATCAGGAGGAGAAAAG GCTGAGGAATTTGAACCTCCAGTGA